The following coding sequences lie in one Prochlorococcus marinus XMU1412 genomic window:
- a CDS encoding glycosyltransferase family 2 protein: protein MRFSLIIPCFNESKNLKLIIERVYSIFLEKDIELILVDNGSTDDSRIILGKFLKIYPFLKVVFIKKNIGYGHGILEGLRHAKGKILGWTHADLQTDPLDFIKALENYSEKLNNSNFFIKGRRIKRPFFDSFFTFSMSIFESILFREVIYDVNAQPTLFHRDFYKSWVNPPEDFAIDLYVYFLAKKNRYNIYRFPVNFSKRIFGISSWNYSLKSKWIFILRTINYSLRLNFLKNK from the coding sequence ATGCGTTTTTCATTAATAATTCCATGTTTTAATGAATCTAAGAATCTTAAGCTAATCATTGAAAGAGTATATAGTATTTTTTTAGAAAAAGATATTGAATTGATATTAGTAGATAATGGATCAACAGATGATTCAAGAATTATTTTAGGGAAATTTTTAAAAATTTATCCCTTTCTAAAAGTAGTTTTTATTAAAAAAAATATTGGATACGGTCATGGCATTCTTGAAGGACTGAGGCATGCAAAGGGCAAAATATTAGGATGGACTCATGCTGATTTGCAAACTGATCCATTAGACTTTATTAAAGCACTGGAAAATTATAGTGAAAAATTAAATAATTCAAATTTCTTTATAAAAGGTAGAAGAATAAAAAGACCTTTTTTTGATTCTTTTTTTACATTCTCAATGAGTATTTTTGAATCGATTTTATTTAGAGAAGTTATCTATGACGTCAATGCGCAACCTACCTTATTTCATAGAGATTTTTATAAATCTTGGGTTAATCCTCCTGAAGATTTTGCGATTGATTTATATGTATATTTTTTGGCAAAAAAAAATAGATATAATATATATAGATTTCCAGTAAATTTCTCTAAGAGGATATTTGGAATCTCATCTTGGAATTATAGTTTGAAATCAAAATGGATATTTATTTTAAGAACGATAAATTATAGTTTAAGGCTTAATTTTTTAAAAAATAAATAA
- a CDS encoding NTP transferase domain-containing protein — protein MKFQLVIPMSGIGLRFINEGYKVPKPLIEVNGKPIINHVFNIFKNIESVVFICNEDHLADKKLNMMMTLKEIHPNSNVVSIKPHKKGPVFAVLQALDFINPKMPTIVNYCDFFCLFNEKSFIEMIKKENPDGCIFTYTGFHPHMISSTNYAYVSKLKNSVKDIQEKKPFTNEPMNEEASSGSYYFKSGLIMKNYFKKTLASNLEIKGEYYVSMVYKIMLNEGKKVNTFLIDHFMQWGTPSDLKEYLWYSDLFKSLINNQNSFRPYQIGTILMPMAGEGKRFKIKGFTLPKPLIEVSGKNMFQQALNDLPVMDSYHLVIKNNQLSNFRNLELIKENKKNNINLLVLDKPTKGQADTCLQAIENLSLNTPLTISACDMGIIFDYKNFKNLMDNDNVDIIVWGCRGYPGAIKNPQMYGWIIEEKNIIKKIIVKKNTKNPQDDPCVIGTFTFKKPEFFSKAAQILIEKKHTVNNEYYVDSCINEAIGLGLNVVFMEVQFFLCWGTPNDLHTYKYWQECFNKWNDHPYKKILDNDFNNILT, from the coding sequence ATGAAATTTCAATTAGTTATTCCAATGTCTGGTATTGGATTAAGGTTTATAAATGAAGGATACAAAGTTCCAAAGCCTCTAATTGAGGTAAATGGTAAGCCGATTATAAATCATGTATTTAATATTTTTAAAAATATTGAATCAGTTGTTTTTATATGTAATGAGGATCACTTAGCAGATAAAAAATTAAATATGATGATGACTTTAAAAGAAATTCATCCTAATAGTAATGTAGTCTCTATTAAGCCTCATAAAAAAGGACCTGTTTTTGCTGTTCTACAAGCATTAGATTTTATTAATCCTAAAATGCCAACTATAGTAAATTATTGCGACTTTTTTTGTTTATTTAATGAAAAATCTTTTATCGAAATGATAAAAAAAGAAAATCCTGATGGCTGTATATTTACCTATACGGGGTTTCATCCCCATATGATTTCAAGTACAAATTATGCTTATGTAAGCAAATTAAAAAACTCAGTTAAAGATATACAAGAAAAAAAACCTTTTACTAATGAACCGATGAATGAGGAAGCCTCAAGCGGTAGTTACTATTTTAAAAGTGGGTTGATAATGAAAAATTATTTTAAAAAAACATTGGCTTCTAATTTAGAAATAAAAGGAGAATACTATGTCTCTATGGTTTATAAAATTATGCTTAATGAGGGGAAAAAAGTTAATACTTTTTTAATTGATCATTTCATGCAATGGGGAACTCCCTCAGATCTAAAAGAATATTTATGGTATTCTGATCTTTTTAAATCTTTAATAAATAATCAAAATTCATTTAGGCCTTATCAAATAGGAACTATCCTAATGCCAATGGCTGGCGAAGGTAAAAGATTTAAAATAAAAGGTTTTACTTTACCAAAGCCCCTTATAGAAGTCTCTGGTAAAAATATGTTTCAGCAAGCACTAAATGACTTGCCAGTAATGGATTCTTACCATTTAGTTATAAAAAATAATCAATTATCAAATTTTAGAAATTTAGAACTAATAAAAGAAAATAAAAAAAATAATATTAATTTACTAGTTCTTGATAAGCCTACAAAAGGTCAAGCAGATACATGTTTACAGGCCATTGAAAATTTAAGTTTAAATACTCCTTTAACTATTAGTGCTTGCGATATGGGAATTATTTTCGATTATAAAAATTTTAAGAATCTTATGGATAACGATAATGTAGATATCATTGTTTGGGGATGTAGAGGTTATCCTGGCGCTATAAAAAATCCTCAAATGTATGGATGGATAATTGAAGAAAAGAATATTATTAAGAAAATAATTGTTAAAAAGAATACTAAAAATCCTCAAGATGATCCTTGCGTGATTGGAACATTTACCTTTAAAAAACCTGAATTCTTTTCAAAAGCCGCTCAAATTTTAATTGAAAAAAAACATACAGTTAATAATGAATATTATGTAGATAGTTGTATTAATGAGGCTATTGGTTTAGGTCTAAATGTAGTTTTTATGGAAGTTCAATTTTTCTTATGTTGGGGAACGCCAAATGATTTGCATACTTATAAGTATTGGCAGGAATGTTTTAATAAATGGAATGATCACCCATATAAGAAAATATTAGATAATGATTTCAATAATATATTAACTTAA
- a CDS encoding class II aldolase/adducin family protein has protein sequence MDIPKSLLEISQKVGADKLLVQGPGGNISYKNDNILYIKSSGQKLVDAKKRNIFVKTDLDKILYSIVNDKEDPLDNSWDTEGGLKPSIETTLHALMPFKCVLHVHCVNTISWLVRKDFYNSIVPLLKGIKWEVVKYKKPGKQLTNAVREVVKNDFPEVILLSNHGLVAGSNSPEEVYQLVKNISNRLAVKPNLIPDLNHTIKSKYIIDTGYKLPQFEELHKLAFSKQAISIITGGVLFPDQAVFLGTKWYILNDEREINNLKHSNSFKKGIIIFPNKGILIPFDFQLTEEELLYSILLIVQRIPSNTDINYLTDREENELLNWNAEKYRKLINK, from the coding sequence TTGGATATCCCTAAATCATTATTAGAAATTTCTCAAAAAGTGGGAGCTGATAAATTACTAGTTCAGGGGCCAGGTGGGAACATTTCTTACAAAAATGATAATATTTTATACATTAAGAGTTCAGGCCAGAAATTAGTTGATGCAAAAAAAAGGAATATATTTGTAAAAACTGATTTAGATAAGATTTTATATTCAATTGTTAATGATAAGGAGGACCCTTTAGATAACTCATGGGACACTGAAGGAGGTTTGAAACCCTCTATAGAAACAACACTGCATGCTTTAATGCCTTTTAAATGTGTCCTGCATGTTCATTGCGTAAATACAATTAGTTGGTTGGTGAGGAAAGATTTTTATAATTCAATCGTACCCTTACTTAAAGGTATAAAATGGGAGGTTGTAAAATATAAAAAACCTGGCAAGCAATTAACAAATGCTGTGAGAGAGGTAGTAAAAAATGACTTTCCCGAGGTAATTTTATTGTCTAATCATGGACTTGTGGCTGGTAGCAATAGCCCAGAAGAAGTTTATCAACTAGTTAAAAATATTTCTAATAGATTAGCTGTTAAACCCAATTTAATTCCTGATTTAAATCATACTATTAAAAGTAAATATATTATTGATACGGGTTATAAATTACCTCAATTTGAAGAGCTTCATAAATTAGCATTTTCAAAACAGGCAATATCAATAATTACGGGGGGAGTCCTTTTCCCTGATCAAGCAGTTTTTTTAGGAACAAAATGGTATATTTTGAACGATGAGCGTGAAATTAATAATTTAAAGCATTCTAATTCATTTAAAAAAGGTATAATAATTTTTCCAAATAAGGGAATTCTAATCCCTTTTGATTTTCAGTTAACTGAGGAAGAACTTCTTTACTCGATTTTATTAATTGTTCAAAGAATACCCTCAAATACTGATATTAATTATTTAACAGATAGAGAGGAGAATGAACTTCTTAACTGGAATGCCGAAAAATATCGTAAATTAATTAACAAATAG
- a CDS encoding PIG-L family deacetylase has protein sequence MNNTILVLCPHPDDEIFTFPFIKQFNTKKYKINALFFIGNSIRRKEAIKSCLMNNWQPIFASDLGYEFVDGCLHKSYEELDNIIKELFNKFDIILSPVIEGGHQDHDTIGLCTALNLIKNNNKIVYFYSTYTALGSFGLFSVMSNNKYSDNVFLNKKNNLRELPIKSLYFMFIVYKSQCLSWIFLFIPYIFNIILNRPARIFTLNYKLISDKNSIFRKLKNKPLYEIHKRCNKLDWIFFINKFYINK, from the coding sequence ATGAATAATACTATATTAGTTCTATGCCCTCATCCAGATGACGAAATATTTACATTCCCTTTTATCAAGCAATTTAATACCAAGAAATATAAAATTAATGCTCTTTTTTTTATAGGAAATTCCATAAGAAGAAAAGAAGCTATAAAATCATGTTTAATGAACAATTGGCAACCTATATTTGCTAGTGATTTAGGTTATGAGTTTGTAGATGGTTGTTTGCATAAAAGTTATGAAGAATTAGACAATATTATTAAGGAATTATTTAACAAATTTGATATTATTTTATCTCCTGTAATTGAAGGAGGACATCAAGATCATGACACTATAGGTTTATGTACAGCATTAAATTTAATTAAGAATAATAATAAAATTGTTTATTTCTACTCTACTTATACTGCTTTAGGAAGTTTTGGCTTATTTTCCGTAATGTCAAATAATAAATATAGTGATAATGTTTTCTTAAATAAGAAGAACAATTTAAGAGAATTGCCCATTAAATCTCTTTATTTTATGTTTATAGTTTATAAATCTCAATGCTTATCTTGGATATTTCTTTTTATTCCTTATATATTTAATATTATTTTAAATAGACCAGCAAGAATTTTTACTTTAAACTATAAATTAATATCAGATAAAAATTCAATATTTCGCAAATTAAAAAATAAACCACTTTATGAGATTCATAAAAGATGTAATAAATTAGATTGGATTTTTTTTATAAATAAATTTTACATAAATAAGTAA
- a CDS encoding glycosyltransferase family 4 protein encodes MKYEQYIEFLKEKGFRIEVVPFFAIDTFSILYRKGYIIKKIIGVVQGFLKRFLYLFKLPFVDGIYIHLNVCPLGPPILEWLYLKIAKKTIYDIDDMVFQLNTSKQNNISRFFKSRSRFFLLMKESDFCITCTPTLDSIAKKYNKNTKDISSTINTEKYLPINKYSNESKLIIGWTGSHSTVPYLHLLDEVLIKLSQKYNFKLLVMGATNFKIKGVNIETVPWESSIEIKTLQRIDIGLYPLPDNEWIKGKSGLKALQYMALGLPVVASNLGCNNRVIENNLSGILVNNDIEWFEALSNLIQDASLRKFLGQNARNRVERYFSVNSNKGNYLSIFKKVYL; translated from the coding sequence TTGAAATACGAACAATATATTGAATTTCTTAAAGAAAAAGGATTTAGAATAGAGGTTGTTCCTTTTTTCGCGATTGATACATTCTCAATTTTATATAGAAAAGGATACATAATTAAAAAAATTATTGGTGTTGTACAAGGATTTTTGAAGAGATTTTTATATTTATTTAAGTTACCTTTTGTTGATGGAATTTATATACATCTGAATGTTTGTCCTTTAGGCCCACCAATTCTTGAATGGCTTTATTTAAAAATAGCTAAGAAGACTATATATGATATTGATGATATGGTATTTCAATTAAATACTTCAAAACAAAATAATATTTCTCGCTTTTTTAAATCTAGAAGTAGATTTTTTTTATTAATGAAGGAATCTGATTTTTGTATAACATGTACTCCTACACTAGATTCTATTGCAAAAAAATATAATAAAAATACAAAAGATATTTCTTCAACAATAAATACTGAAAAGTATCTTCCAATAAATAAATATTCAAATGAAAGTAAATTAATTATAGGTTGGACAGGGAGCCATTCGACAGTTCCTTATTTGCATCTTTTAGATGAAGTATTAATTAAATTATCGCAAAAGTATAATTTTAAATTACTAGTTATGGGTGCAACTAATTTTAAAATAAAGGGGGTTAATATAGAAACAGTTCCTTGGGAGAGTTCAATAGAGATAAAAACTTTGCAAAGAATCGATATAGGTTTATATCCTTTACCAGATAATGAATGGATTAAAGGAAAAAGTGGTTTGAAAGCACTTCAGTACATGGCTTTGGGACTTCCAGTAGTAGCAAGTAATTTAGGCTGTAATAATAGAGTAATTGAAAATAATTTATCAGGAATTCTTGTAAATAATGATATTGAATGGTTTGAGGCCCTTTCAAATCTTATTCAAGATGCTTCTCTTAGAAAGTTTTTAGGCCAAAATGCAAGAAATAGAGTAGAAAGATATTTTTCTGTAAATTCTAATAAAGGTAATTATTTATCAATTTTTAAAAAAGTTTATTTATAG
- the galE gene encoding UDP-glucose 4-epimerase GalE produces the protein MYILVTGGAGYIGSHTVRALQKENFEVVVLDNLIYGHKKIVENVLKVPLIVGDIGNKELITQILSGKHPKTNGKKIMAVIHFAAFAYVGESVKKPLKYYINNVKKSISFFESIFEESSNRSKGEISRQIPIVFSSTCATYGIPKKLPIIESTEQNPINPYGRSKLMIENILKDLYFSHNIPSMIFRYFNAAGADPKGDIGENHIPETHLIPLAFDALTKEKCKFQLFGNDYQTFDGTCIRDYIHVTDIADAHVKGLIKILNEGGQHIYNLGTGNGLSVKQVLKSIEKVTNLELNIEIHPRRQGDPPILVASPNKALNELNWKPSYSNIDTIVEHAWKWYQRI, from the coding sequence ATGTATATTTTAGTAACTGGTGGAGCAGGTTACATAGGTAGTCATACTGTTAGAGCTTTGCAAAAGGAGAACTTTGAAGTTGTAGTGCTTGATAATTTAATTTATGGTCATAAAAAAATTGTAGAAAATGTTTTAAAAGTTCCCTTAATTGTTGGTGATATTGGTAATAAAGAACTAATAACTCAAATCCTAAGTGGGAAACACCCAAAGACAAATGGCAAAAAAATAATGGCTGTTATTCATTTTGCGGCTTTTGCATATGTTGGAGAAAGTGTGAAAAAACCCTTGAAGTATTATATAAATAATGTCAAAAAATCAATATCTTTTTTTGAATCAATTTTTGAAGAATCATCAAATAGAAGTAAAGGGGAAATATCTAGACAGATTCCTATTGTATTTTCAAGCACCTGCGCAACATATGGAATTCCAAAAAAATTACCAATAATTGAATCAACGGAACAAAATCCTATAAACCCTTATGGCAGAAGCAAATTAATGATAGAAAATATTCTTAAAGATTTATATTTTTCTCACAATATTCCAAGTATGATCTTTAGATATTTTAATGCAGCAGGAGCTGACCCGAAAGGCGATATTGGAGAAAATCATATCCCTGAAACTCATCTTATTCCACTTGCTTTTGATGCTTTAACAAAAGAAAAATGTAAGTTTCAGTTATTCGGAAATGATTATCAAACTTTTGATGGAACATGCATTAGAGATTATATTCATGTAACTGATATCGCTGATGCTCACGTAAAAGGATTAATAAAAATACTAAATGAAGGAGGTCAACATATTTATAATTTAGGAACAGGTAATGGATTATCAGTTAAGCAGGTTCTTAAATCGATTGAGAAAGTAACCAATTTGGAATTAAATATTGAAATTCATCCGAGAAGGCAAGGAGATCCTCCAATTTTAGTAGCCTCTCCAAATAAAGCTTTAAATGAACTTAATTGGAAACCTTCATATTCTAATATTGATACTATTGTGGAACATGCTTGGAAATGGTATCAAAGAATTTAG
- a CDS encoding methyltransferase family protein, with product MNSSLCFFLWTIFGLQHSILARPFFKKKVKTILGEKFQLHFYPFIYFISQCIIFVLIYDLIRNLKPSIIFFSAPPEGEFILYFLNRIANIFLIITVFHFDIGLFTGITQMFDFFSNSDETKNKEQIINTNFLYKYIRHPMYLGIVLVYITSSTIYSDLFFANLFSIIFYIDIGSYFEEKTLVRKFGKSYNYYKTQTKKFLPLIR from the coding sequence ATGAATTCTAGTTTGTGTTTTTTTTTATGGACAATTTTTGGTTTACAGCATTCAATACTTGCTAGACCATTTTTTAAAAAAAAAGTAAAAACTATTCTTGGGGAAAAATTTCAATTACATTTTTATCCTTTTATTTATTTTATTTCTCAATGTATTATTTTTGTTTTAATATATGATTTAATTAGGAATTTAAAACCATCAATTATATTTTTTTCTGCTCCTCCCGAGGGTGAATTTATATTATATTTTCTTAATAGAATTGCAAATATATTCTTAATCATTACTGTATTTCATTTTGATATTGGTCTTTTTACTGGAATTACTCAGATGTTTGATTTTTTTTCAAATTCTGACGAAACTAAAAATAAGGAACAAATAATAAACACAAATTTTTTATACAAATATATAAGACACCCAATGTATCTTGGCATAGTTTTAGTTTATATAACTTCCTCTACCATATATTCAGACCTTTTTTTTGCTAATCTGTTTTCAATAATTTTTTATATTGATATTGGATCTTATTTTGAGGAGAAGACATTAGTTAGAAAATTTGGTAAATCATACAATTACTATAAGACTCAAACAAAGAAATTTTTGCCACTAATTAGGTGA